A single genomic interval of Bdellovibrionota bacterium harbors:
- a CDS encoding ATP-binding cassette domain-containing protein, with translation MNELRKIWPYIKPYRNGYIVVILLGLIMSACDTAVAALIKPLFDEVFTNKNNQLKLYLSASIVGVYFVHGIARFFHATQIKMIVEYITASLRMALQKKFMRLNLNYHAANPPAVSLSKAFNDVGNVQYGLWKLADLVREPISILFLLAWILYIDWQLTIMIFVVIPIMIKFLKQVGRSARKYGHLQQKEFENVMTAYKESLDGLRIVQSYNLEKFTEKKLLTTITKYLDLRKIILNREEIAGPVTELLGALTFAAVLYYKATQVIEGKGTTGDFMSYLAALAFIQKPIKNLQDAYVRFQNMIVAVGRVDEVLRDTNEVPQSANPKPFPKDFSQIQFKNISFNYTKEQTLLKGINLSIKKGEIVALVGESGSGKSTLVNLLERFYDPTQGEIFVGDIPLNEIDLSDLRKNIALVTQDVFLFDDTVSENIRTGNTEVESISVEESAKMANAFDFISKSNNKFESKAGDRGSRFSGGEKQRLSIARAIYKNAPVLILDEATSALDSKSEQEVQKGLEQLMKGRTVFVIAHRLSTIINADRIVVMKNGEIAEVGTHSELLTKKGAYYNFYQLQAMS, from the coding sequence ATGAACGAACTCAGGAAAATTTGGCCCTACATTAAACCTTATAGAAACGGTTACATTGTTGTGATCTTGCTCGGACTTATTATGTCTGCTTGTGATACGGCTGTCGCTGCCTTGATCAAGCCCCTTTTTGACGAAGTCTTTACTAATAAAAATAACCAATTAAAACTTTATCTGAGTGCTTCTATTGTTGGTGTTTATTTCGTTCATGGTATTGCAAGATTCTTTCATGCCACGCAGATCAAAATGATCGTGGAATACATTACTGCTAGCCTTAGAATGGCTCTTCAGAAAAAATTCATGCGCTTGAATCTAAATTATCATGCCGCCAATCCTCCAGCAGTTTCTCTGAGCAAAGCTTTTAACGATGTGGGTAACGTTCAATACGGTTTATGGAAGTTGGCGGATTTGGTAAGAGAGCCAATTTCTATTCTTTTCCTGCTTGCGTGGATTTTGTATATCGACTGGCAACTCACGATTATGATCTTTGTCGTAATTCCCATTATGATAAAATTCCTAAAGCAAGTTGGAAGAAGTGCGAGAAAGTACGGACATCTTCAACAAAAAGAATTTGAGAATGTGATGACCGCTTACAAGGAATCCTTGGACGGCTTAAGAATTGTTCAGTCTTATAACCTCGAAAAATTTACTGAAAAAAAACTTCTCACTACGATCACCAAATATTTAGATCTTAGAAAAATCATCTTGAACCGCGAAGAGATCGCAGGTCCTGTGACCGAACTTTTAGGCGCTCTCACTTTTGCAGCGGTACTTTATTATAAGGCTACTCAGGTGATCGAAGGCAAGGGAACCACGGGGGACTTTATGTCTTACCTAGCGGCTCTTGCCTTTATCCAAAAGCCCATCAAAAATTTGCAAGATGCTTATGTTAGATTCCAAAACATGATCGTTGCCGTCGGGCGCGTGGACGAAGTTTTAAGAGATACGAACGAAGTTCCGCAATCAGCAAATCCAAAACCTTTCCCGAAAGATTTTTCTCAAATCCAATTCAAAAACATCAGCTTTAACTACACAAAAGAACAAACGCTTTTAAAGGGCATTAATCTCAGCATTAAAAAGGGCGAGATCGTAGCGCTCGTAGGAGAAAGTGGATCTGGAAAATCAACTCTAGTGAACTTGCTAGAAAGATTTTATGACCCTACACAAGGAGAAATTTTTGTTGGAGATATTCCTCTGAATGAAATTGATCTTTCTGACCTTAGAAAAAACATTGCGCTTGTAACTCAAGATGTATTTCTTTTTGATGATACAGTTTCAGAAAACATTCGCACTGGGAACACCGAAGTTGAAAGCATCAGCGTAGAAGAATCTGCAAAAATGGCCAACGCTTTTGACTTTATTTCTAAATCCAATAACAAATTCGAAAGCAAAGCGGGCGACCGCGGATCAAGGTTTTCGGGTGGCGAAAAGCAAAGGCTCTCCATTGCCAGAGCAATATATAAAAACGCACCCGTCCTTATTCTAGATGAGGCCACTAGCGCTCTGGATTCCAAAAGTGAACAAGAAGTACAAAAAGGCCTAGAGCAACTTATGAAAGGCAGAACCGTATTTGTCATCGCCCATCGCCTTTCCACGATCATCAATGCCGACAGAATCGTAGTCATGAAAAATGGCGAGATCGCCGAAGTCGGAACCCACAGTGAACTCCTCACAAAAAAAGGCGCCTACTACAACTTCTACCAACTCCAAGCCATGTCCTAA
- a CDS encoding transposase — translation MARKKIIKSDVHAYHVWARANNKDSFPLPIADCWNIFNHYLNEITIRYDIKIHSFVLMNNHFHALISTPNSNLDKAMGYFMTQTSKGIGLASERINHVYGGPYGWTIADRTDVYAILYKYLYRNPVKAGITKNVLDYKWSTLTNVNFKYRLEKKVSHEQHIPETSKELIAWLNQPSPAELEEKIGKSLKKNGNFKFPKDSKDFLINLDPYLTQTFGKGAAHL, via the coding sequence ATGGCTAGAAAAAAAATTATAAAATCAGATGTGCACGCTTATCATGTATGGGCGAGAGCTAATAATAAAGACTCCTTCCCTCTGCCGATCGCAGATTGTTGGAATATATTTAATCATTATTTGAATGAGATAACTATCCGATACGATATCAAGATTCATTCATTTGTATTAATGAATAATCATTTTCATGCGCTGATTTCTACGCCGAATTCTAATCTAGATAAGGCGATGGGATATTTTATGACTCAAACAAGTAAGGGAATTGGCCTGGCTAGTGAGAGAATAAACCACGTCTATGGTGGGCCCTACGGCTGGACAATCGCAGATAGGACGGATGTTTACGCTATTCTGTATAAGTATCTATATAGAAATCCAGTGAAGGCCGGAATTACAAAAAATGTTTTGGATTACAAGTGGAGCACGCTCACAAATGTAAACTTTAAATACCGCTTGGAAAAGAAGGTAAGTCACGAGCAGCATATTCCTGAAACTTCTAAAGAACTAATAGCTTGGTTAAACCAACCATCCCCAGCAGAACTAGAAGAAAAAATAGGGAAGAGTCTAAAAAAGAACGGAAACTTTAAATTCCCTAAAGACTCAAAAGATTTCTTAATAAATTTAGATCCATATTTGACGCAAACCTTTGGAAAAGGTGCGGCTCACCTTTAG